The stretch of DNA CCAAGCCCCAATGTTTGTGAAGTTTTAGAGCTTCTGGCATTGTAGGTTTCATAAAGTCAGTGTCATGTTTGACCATTTTTTTGCACCCAGCTCAGTAATAGAGACGGATAGGCACTGgcacacagaacaaaaatagcCATATTACCAATGTTTCAGTGGTGCAAAGTATCCCTGCCCTCAGATACATGAAGGTTTCATTAATTTTACACTCAGAAGAAGTCACAACAGCTGTTTGGACTGACCTGCTGctagaacaaaaaaatccttccctttAATTCTTCTGCTAGCTTAATACGTTCTAGCCTGCATATTTTTCCAATTACCTAGCCTTTTACATACACCAGCTAACAAAGGATATGCAACACTTGATAATCCTTTTTAAGTGGAATGTTAAAGATTTGTTCAGACTTTGAAACATCAGCGTATTTCAAAAATTCACATTGTCTTGTTCATACTTCAGTCTAGGTACACATATTTGGCTATGCATCGTACTGGCTCTCATGGATCATATTGTGCAACACTACCTACATTTCTACTGCAGACTCAAGCCAGGATGGAAACTCTACCCAAACTGCTCTGTGATATTGTTCCTTTTTCTTAGAATCTTAAACACAAGAAGGAACTTGCCCTTATCACAGTTATCTTCTGAAATGAACACTAGATGTCTTCACCCTTTCTTGCAAGGAATCACACAAAGACCTGGTAGAACTAGAGCCAGCAGTTAACTACCAAGAAACTTACTGGGTGGCATGTCTTGAATGCAGAATCTCAGAATAATCTAGAGGAGTGACAAGATTTAGTCTTCTAGAAACACAGATGTGTCTACacattaatgaaaaaacaaaaggcaataGCGTTTCATTTACATAGAAGTTTTATTATCCTTCAACCTCAGCTGGTACTGCATTACTCCAGCCTTAGCAGATTTTGCTCCCCTAGGTAGACAAGTTTTCAACCGACTGTCTCTGACTGAAAACATCTAGGCTAGGTCAAATTTTAGACCCAGCCTTTCATTAATACAGTCAGACACAAAAGAGCAGTTGAAATCCTGACCACCTGAAAGGCtgcaaagcaacaaaaaaaaagatccaggaggattttcataattttctaCGTTTGATTAGAGAATCTTTCCTTTGCGCTGATCACTAGTTAAGAAGCAATTAAACTGCATGTTCAAGAAACGGATGCACTCTACATTTCAAGCTGTGATCAGAAACATGTGCAACTAATTTTCCACTTATGAAGCTCGTGGGTTTATCTTCTCAGCAGCTTCAAGGACAGACGGAAGGCTGACTTTGTCTCCAAATTCTTTCTCACGATGCTCCAGTAAAACACCCTAGTTGAAGACACAAGAGAGAAATTCATACACTAGTATCCCCACGGGAGAACAACTGACCAGCACCTGAACAATTCCAGAAAAGAAACTTGGTCTCACAGGAGGCATAAAAGCCTCCTAGATGGCCTGCAGTACCTGTCTTCCTGCCCCAATCACATATACTCCTCCCAGGGTGAATCCTTCCCCTTCTAGGTTACCACTATATCCACTTCTCCAAGCACGGAAGAAATTTTGCCAGACTCCAAAGCGGAAGAATCCTGACATCATCATTTTTCGTCTGCGTGGACCATAGAAGCCTTtctgcagggaagcagaaacTTATCTCAGCAAACAAAGTTAAAAAGACTTTTCCTACCAAATGAAATTCAGGAAACCAGCTGATCCGGTATCCAAGAAAGGCTGCAACACACAAAAGCTAACCAAGCATATCTAAAAAGAAATTGCACCTGAACTAACCTCTTTAACGCAATACCTGACCATTTACCTCCACACAGCCAGCTCGTGGTACCGCCACCATTCATGTGGATTTTAAGCTAATCCACATTTATTTAAGCCCCATGTACATCCACATCCCTACTGCTGGCAACAAGGGTTCTTTGTgctaaacatattttttcttgtttttgaaGTATGGCAATAAAAATGCTGGTAAAGAGATAACAGTGGTGCCAAGTCCTTGAAACTTTATCAGCCatctgtttttggttttgtgtgtgtttgttttttatgggattttgtgtttggggttttttttttatatcacaATGATTTTTTCACACAGGCAGAGTGAGGAGGAAAAGTAAAGGTATCTTTCTAGTTGATTTTGAGAACTAtgtattctttttccttcagaagccaAATGATTTCTAAATGCATCCTCTGGGTTAAGGAGTAAGCAGGGCTGTGGTTTTCTAGGACATGAGACGGGCAATACAGCATGTGCCAGTGCACTGGGACAAGCCACATCACTGCAATTTGGCCTGTACATCatgaattaattatttctgtcaGCTTCACACCTTGATTCATACACCATAAACACCAGAAAGTCACACAGCCAttggaagaaagaataaatattaatagGCCATATTGTTTACCTGTtaaaggggaggggaggaataATGCTGCAACAGCATGTTATCAGTGCACAGCTACAGAACAGTTTGTAAGCTGAGcaggatatatatatatagaaaagcaaagctaattAACTTCTTAAACTACAATGCTACTAAATCCTTTTTCATTGAGACCACATTCTATCTATATTATTTATACAAGGTCTTCAAAGAGGACATTCAACagcttgtttttaaacaaaaggagAACACTGACTTCACTATACCTTTTCATCCAGAAAGATTTCTCCTCTGAAATAATGCTGGAAATCCTCCACTTCAGTCCCTATCTTCTCTTTCACAACAGCATAGAGAGGGACACCCAGCTTGGACAGCTGAGGTTGCAGAGAGGAGAGCTCAGAAGCCTcctaagaaaggaaaaaagacccAAACATTTCAGGCAGTAAATGGAGGTTGGAAAGCTTCACCTTGAATCTCAAAAGCATCAGAAACACACGTAAATTCTAGCTTGAGgcacaaagcagaaacagacCTGTAAATCAGACATTTAAGCTAGTTCTACTCCTGGGCAGGTCTTCATTAAAtttactaaattttttttcattaagcaCGGagggagatttttttcagtttactggataaaatattaaaatcctgaagaaaacatatttttaactCAAAGCTGCAGATACACCTTGCCTGTAGCTAGGGCTTCAACTATCTTTTGAAGTGTTTACAGAACAGTAAAAAGATACTGCCTGCACTTCGCTTAGAAATTCTGGCCTTGGAAGAaagttaattcttttttccaagtAGAAATACACCTTATCAGcctttttgcaaaatatttagaGGGCTCTGTGCAAGAGCAGGCTATACAAGTGTAGAACAAGTAAAGGAGTGAAGATGTACTCTCCTACCTAGATCCCCCAGCAAAAATAATCAGGGAATTTCTTCACACACCTTCAGTATtccagaatcatagaatcatttaggttggaaaagacctttaagatcatcgagttcAACccttaacccagcactgccaagcccagcaCCAAGCCAcgtccccaagtgccacatctacacggcttttaaacacctccagggatggtgactccaccacctccccgggcagcctgttccagtgcctgaccaccctttcggtgaagacaTGTCCCCTCACACCCAATCTAACCCTCCCCTGGTGCCACctgaggccgttccctcctgtcctgtcccttgttccctgggagcagagcccgaccccccctgcctacagcccctgtcaggcagctgcagggagcgatAAGGGCACtcccgagccccctcctctccagactgaaccccccagctccctcagctgctgcccatAAGACTGGGCAGACCCTTCTGCAGCTTGTTGCCTTAAGAAACTTAAAAAAGCACTACTGCTTTTTCTGGTGAATAAGGGAAGTATAAGGTGTCACTGCTCATctgctgtttttttttgttctgctgaaGGAACTCCTGCTCCCACAATTTGCGCAAAGACCTCTGAGGTTTCCAACAGATTAGAGTACGCattgaaaatatgtttcttctCATCTCCAGTGGAGAAAGGCCATTTTTACTGGACAAAACTCCCACAAAAAACTCCATGCTTTGAAAAGTAGACACAGTTTACAGGACCGTCCGTTAGCCACCTAACCAAAAAGCCTTAACTCAAAGGCTTGAAGGACATTAGAATTTAGCGAGTATCAAGCAGGAGACAGATAGGGGTGAACAAACAAGAGAAAAGATATTAGAGAAAGACATCAGTAGGTGAAAGGGTAAGGGCAGCTTTCCAGTCCACTActcttttccagaagaaattaAGAAGGATGCATCAGCATCACAACCAAACACTGAGTAGTGAGTGGTTAGAGTTTAAGGATCATAGCTTATGCTTGTTGgatctttcctctcttttcttaaaaaactggtaattatttattttctgttttcccctcaACAAAATGCCTTATGATCTTCCTAAAAGGGAGGTTAATAACAATTTTACCTGGCATTTTTTATACAGTTCAAAACTCTcataacaaacaaaacaaaaaagatctgTATTGGAACCTAACATGTTTGAGAACCGATGTTCCAGTGGGGTGCCCTGTAAAGCCACAGTCTCTAGACAGCAAGCAATACCATCAAACCTTGTTTAACCTTTTGGAGAAAGGCACTTCAGCAGTTTGGTGGGGTTTATTTTAGGTCTTCTTGCTTGGCTTTTGGGAGGGGAGAGAGCAAGAATGATGTAAAAGCATAgttaagttttaaaattctcaAGAGATTAGACTCCAAGCAGCATCTTGGGACTAGacctggtttgtttttctctacTGCTATTTAAAATTGATATAATAAGACAAAGcaaagtctatttttttttttgtgggcaAACTGTATCACAAAAAAGCTGTGCAGCCTTATCATGGGGCTGTGACCATTTCATTTAGTCTGTGCaactgtttccttctttttgtaaAAAGCAGACAAGCACACCCTAGCAGAGTACTTTCTCTCTCCCCCAAGCACGGACAACCCAAAAGAACAATACCCATTTCACTTTGCCCCTCCGATAGTTCAACTGTGGCTCTTCTGCTACTTCAGACTGCTTGAGTTGATACCTACAATACTTAGCAAGCCCATGGCACTTTCACAATGACTAGAGTACTGGATCGCTCCACGGCTGGCTCCAGACTATAAGATGTACAAGTGCAGTCCTGTTAAAGTAtcttaaataacaaaaaaggaatCTGGTGATTTAGGATGTAGATGATAAAGATAAAAGACACCATATTTCTTAAATCTACAGGCCTCAATTCTCAAGGATCCAAGGGCATCATTCCAGTAGGATTTGTGAGATCCTTTATAGTAGATAATGGAAGCAAGTCCTCCCACTGGTACCAGGCCGGTGATCTATAAGTTAAAATAGCCTCTTTTCTATGCCACCACTGTGTCCAGGGAAGTACATATTCCTTCATGGTGCTGTCAAAAAGGACAAAGTTCAATATCCTTTCCAAGGTGTAAGATGGcaggaaaaaagtatattttgtctcttgcaaaaaaataaaaacctatcACCTGCAGGTTAACAGGTATGGCAAGTCACCCGTACTCAACCATTCTACCAGCTCAAAGTCAGTGACAGTGGGGAAATAAGCTGCTGTCACACTATGGAGAAAAGttaacagacaaaaaaaaaaatgcaactgaacTGTTCCTAGGAGAAAAGCAGGAGTCAACtcacaaaaatgctttgaataTACAACAAGCCTCATTCctcacctgcctgcagctttcATTGCCCTGTCACCCAATACTCTCACATGCACCCTTTTAAACTATGTCTATATGGATATTTTTTACCTATCCAAGATAGGTTTAGacaatttaaaagctttttcaaacactttcacagttaaaatacaaaattagtCTTTGCCCTAATTAGCTGATCAGTGCTGTAACTGCCtctgttttggcattttttttttgtttggattttttttgttggttttttgctgtttttaaagttttgaacCAAAACCAagaattagaaaattaaatttctctcACCTcaattttttcttgaataaGAAAACCAACAATTCTTTgaattttgtgctttatttctaTTTAGGGTGGTTAGcattacaaatatatatataaataattaatgaatCCCTGTCTGTATGCAAAAGCCACAGTCAGGCATTTAGCGCGTTCTCCTCCTGCCTACGCTACACCTGTTCAGAAAGCAAAGTACTTTAATCTTTAACCTTCCATGAATGCTACACATACTTAAGCAGTTACTACTGATGGGAGCAGATTCCTTAATTAAGTGGTTGCAATATTAATTACTCCATGTTACAGAGCGGTGAGTAACAACATAATAGCTATTTTTCCCCATAGctatgagaaaaataatgtcCAAGGTGCAAGTTATGGCTGTTCTTAGGCACATGGTATGTTCAGATTATATTTTAAGTGTCTCCTTGTGCCT from Falco biarmicus isolate bFalBia1 chromosome 9, bFalBia1.pri, whole genome shotgun sequence encodes:
- the PRXL2A gene encoding peroxiredoxin-like 2A isoform X1, with the translated sequence MGSEMSFLPDFGIFTMGMWSVGLGAIGAAVTGIVLANTDLFLSKPEKATLEFLEEIELKTLGSEQRTFKAGELWKKNGAVIMAVRRPGUFLCREEASELSSLQPQLSKLGVPLYAVVKEKIGTEVEDFQHYFRGEIFLDEKKGFYGPRRRKMMMSGFFRFGVWQNFFRAWRSGYSGNLEGEGFTLGGVYVIGAGRQGVLLEHREKEFGDKVSLPSVLEAAEKINPRAS
- the PRXL2A gene encoding peroxiredoxin-like 2A isoform X2, which encodes MSFLPDFGIFTMGMWSVGLGAIGAAVTGIVLANTDLFLSKPEKATLEFLEEIELKTLGSEQRTFKAGELWKKNGAVIMAVRRPGUFLCREEASELSSLQPQLSKLGVPLYAVVKEKIGTEVEDFQHYFRGEIFLDEKKGFYGPRRRKMMMSGFFRFGVWQNFFRAWRSGYSGNLEGEGFTLGGVYVIGAGRQGVLLEHREKEFGDKVSLPSVLEAAEKINPRAS